The Novibacillus thermophilus genome segment AGTTGCACGTGCCTGCTGAGAAGTGTTTCCGATCACTGACGGATTTTCTAGTAAATGACGCACTTGTTTCTCAATCTTTTCAGGATGCGACCAGTCATCGGCGTCATTCACCGTCACAAAATCACCCGACGCCTCGCGAAGCGCAAGGTTGCGAGCTACATAAGCACCTCCGTTAGATTTTGCTTTGATCAAATGCACTCTCTTATCACGCGCTACATATTCTTCTACAATGGAGACTGTCCGGTCCGTACTGCAATCATCGACAACAAATATTTCCAAATTGGTCCATGTTTGTGTGAGTACAGACCCTAGTGACGTGTCAATAACATCTTCGGCATTATAGACAGGAATAATGACTGTGACTTTTACAGTCTCGTGTTCCGAAAGCCGCACCCCTTCGCTTATTTCACGCTCGCATACGAGGCAGTCATACAAGGGACGATCGGTAGACGTCATTAATGAAACAGTACTGATTCCATACAACTGCAATGCTTTGTTGATCCACTTTATGCGCGCAGAAGCTGATGATTCTAAATTCGCAGCCGCAAGATAAAGATCGGCATTAGGTCCCTCTTCTAATGCGGACATTATAGTACGTTTAGCCGCCTCAATATTTCCCAATAATTCATGACATTCTGCTTCTATTATGGCCACACGACGTAACCGCGGACCAGCCCCACCATCAACTGCTTGGGGTAATACTTCCAGACAACGACGGGCATCCTCTCTATTATGTTGATTCGCATACCATAAAGCAACCTCCCACGCAGCTGCTCTTTTTGCAAAAGGATCCTTACTCTCTTGATATATGTTTCTAAGATCATTTAACCCACGTTGTGTAAAACCAAGATTATAAAGACGTTTTTTTTGTTCTAATATTAATTTTTTTATTTTTTTCTGTTGTTTGGACTTACCCCTTTTATGTTTATTTGATTTGCTCTCCTCTATATTTTCAGACCTGTCTTTTTTCTGAACCTCTCTCGGTTCAAATCCACTAAACAGTTTCCTTTTTAACGTTTTTAGAAAATCCATTGTTTTTCTTATAGGTTTCGAATATCGCCATACACGACTATGTTGAATTTTAGTATATTCCCTCTTAAAATAGTTTCTTTCTCGTTTAACTTTTTCGTATCCTTCCTTTATTTCTTGAAAGTTTAATCTCAGTTTATTCATCTCACTTTTAAGTTCCTTTAATCTCTCTTCTTCCTCTCTTATTTTTGAACTAAGTATTTTGTTTTGTTCCTCTCGAATTTTAATTTCTTCTTGGAGTAATTTATTCATTTTGACAGTGCTGTCTATTTTATTGTTCAGTTTCCTATACTCAGGATGAGCCTCTGCTAAAATCGCTGCTCTATTTAGCACATCATGTTTTTCACTAATCAAAAATTTAACATCAATTTGTTTCTTACTAATTGTGTCTTCCGATTTAACATGCTGTTCATCATAAAGTTTCTCTTTTATATAAATAGATGTATCGAATGCATGAGAATTAAATTTATATCCGATATTTTTCAGATACTGGTGAATATCACTGTTCTCTAATCCAACTTCTTGAACAGAGTAGTCCTCAATTAAAATAACGTTTGGACAATATTTTTCCCAATTATTAGACTTTAATACCTGAAGATCTAAACCTTCAACATCTATATTTAATAAATCAATTTCCTGCCCAGCTGGTAGATATTCATCTAAAATATCTGCTAGTGGTTGCACACGAATTTTTTCTTTTCCAACGATTTCTACATCACCTTTAAGCAATTGGCGCTGAACATTTTCTTCTAAAACAGTGTTTCTTGCTGGAAAATTAAACTTCCAATAATCAGTTTCCCTTCTAAAATTCCCAACAGCAGTATGCAGATTT includes the following:
- a CDS encoding glycosyltransferase, encoding MVEKKNGTKNMPFRLFGQKVSPAMFLATAATDGVGFHFGQSAEDVILLRLFKKFKGDIRNGFYVDVGAFHPRKYSNTFILHTFFGWKGINIDASDKTIEHFKQDRPKDINLHTAVGNFRRETDYWKFNFPARNTVLEENVQRQLLKGDVEIVGKEKIRVQPLADILDEYLPAGQEIDLLNIDVEGLDLQVLKSNNWEKYCPNVILIEDYSVQEVGLENSDIHQYLKNIGYKFNSHAFDTSIYIKEKLYDEQHVKSEDTISKKQIDVKFLISEKHDVLNRAAILAEAHPEYRKLNNKIDSTVKMNKLLQEEIKIREEQNKILSSKIREEEERLKELKSEMNKLRLNFQEIKEGYEKVKRERNYFKREYTKIQHSRVWRYSKPIRKTMDFLKTLKRKLFSGFEPREVQKKDRSENIEESKSNKHKRGKSKQQKKIKKLILEQKKRLYNLGFTQRGLNDLRNIYQESKDPFAKRAAAWEVALWYANQHNREDARRCLEVLPQAVDGGAGPRLRRVAIIEAECHELLGNIEAAKRTIMSALEEGPNADLYLAAANLESSASARIKWINKALQLYGISTVSLMTSTDRPLYDCLVCEREISEGVRLSEHETVKVTVIIPVYNAEDVIDTSLGSVLTQTWTNLEIFVVDDCSTDRTVSIVEEYVARDKRVHLIKAKSNGGAYVARNLALREASGDFVTVNDADDWSHPEKIEKQVRHLLENPSVIGNTSQQARATNELKFFRRGKPGAYIFSNMSSFMFRRKPVMEAVGYWDCVRFGADSEFIKRIKKVFGEEAVVEVPTGPLSFQRQSESSLTGNSAFGFPGYFMGARKEYAEAQTYFHSQNKNLRYEFPQQSRPFAVPEPMLPKRQGSGRRHFDVILASDFRLDGGSNISNLEEIKAQKQMGLRTGLIQMSRYDYPPRKKINPKIRDLIDGDSVQMIVYGEKVSCDILLLRYPPILQEWQRFVPDVKAKDIRVIVNQTPMSDYGPNAVLRYDIRRASEHLREYFGKEGVWHPIGPLIRKALHEHHAEELKSITLAKEDWSNIINVEEWKRPSRPKRGTSVRIGRHSRDQYVKWPSNREELLAIYPDSDGYEVHILGGAETPKKALGRLPSNWHVLEFGEMHPKDFLSTLDVFVYFTHADLVEAFGRVIIEAMAVGVPVIVPYSYQELFREAAIYANPFEVKEKINQLMSDDDYYEAQVNRAYEYVEQHFGYSKHADRIKKYRGDLLGKFGG